The genome window AACTGAAACATCTTAGTACCTCCAGGAAGAGAAAATAAAGAATGATTCCCCCAGTAGTGGCGAGCGAACGGGGAAGAGCCCAAACCTGCTGCGTGGCGACGCGCATCAGGGGTTGTAGGACCACGCTGTCGTACTTTGACTGTGAGGGGAATGCCCTGGAAAGGGCAACCATAGGGGGTGATAGTCCCGTACCCGAAGCACGATGAGACGTAGTGGTATCCTGAGTAACGCGGAACACGTGGAATTCTGCGCGAACCCGCCGGGACCATCCGGTAAGGCTAAATACTCCCGTGAGACCGATAGTGTACGAGTACCGTGAGGGAAAGGTGAAAAGCACTCCGACGAGGAGAGTGAAATAGTTCCTGAAACCATGCGCCTACAAGCGGTCGGAGCCGCGCAGGCGGTGACGGCGTGCCTTTTGCATAATGAACCTACGAGTTACCATGTCTGGCAAGGATAAGCGTCATGAGACGCGCATCCGCAGTGAAAGCGAGCCTGAAGAGGGCGTCGAGTCAGATGGGGTAGACGCGAAACCAAGTGATCTACACTTGCCCAGGTTGAAGTCCGGGTAACACCGGATGGAGGACCGAACGGATAAGCGTTGAAAAGCTTCCCGATGAGGTGAGTGTAGGAGTGAAAGGCCAATCAAACTTGGAGATAGCTCGTACTCCCCGAAAGGCATTTAGGTGCCGCGTGCGGCGATATCCATGAGAGGTAGAGCGACCGATAGGTCAAGAGGGCTTCACCGCCTATCGAGACCTGACGAACTCCGAATGCTCATGGACAGCAGCCGTGCAGTAAGGGGGCGGGTGCTAAGGTCCGTCCCCGAGAGGAGAAGAATCCAGACCGCCGTCTAAGGTCCCGAAATTCTGTCTGAGTTAGTCTAACGAAGTCTGGTCCCCGTGACAGCTAGGATGTTGGCTTGGAAGCAGCCATTCATTCAAAGAGTGCGTAACAGCTCACTAGTCGAGGGTCCGGGCATGGATAATAATCGGGTATAAGTCAGATACCGAAGGCGCGGGATAGCAATGTATATTAAAAGTATCGGTAGGGGAGCATTCCATCGGCATTGAATGGTGAGGGCAACCGATCCTGGAGCCTATGGAAAAGCAAATGTAGGTATAAGTAACGATAAAAAGGGTGGGATTCCCTTTCGCCGAAAGACCGAGGTTTCCCGGGCGATGCCAATCAGCCCGGGGTTAGTCGGGTCCTAAGTCTCAGCCGAACGGCGAAGGCGATGGCAGATGCGGTTAATATTCCGCAACTCGCATGTACAGTGATGTGGAGACGGAGCAGTGACACTGCCGCGCCCTGACGGAATAGGGCGTTTAAGTGCGTAGGCTTTGAGGAAGGCAGGCAAATCCACCTTCCGAGCTGAACCATGAAAGTACGGGTCTTCCTTCGGGAAGGTCTGAGTGCAGGTAACCATACTCCCGAGAAAATCCGCTAAACTTAATGTACATGCGACCCGTACCGCAAACGGACACACGTGGTCGGGTAGAACATACTAAGGCGTTGAGAGATTCATGGTTAAGGAACTAGGCAAACTGACCCCGTAACTTCGGGATAAGGGGTCCTCATGGCGACATGAGGCGCAGAGAATAGGTCCAGGCAACTGTTTAGCAAAAACACAGGGCTGTGCAAACTCGAGAGATGACGTATACAGCCTGACACCTGCCCGGTGCCGGAAGGTTAAGAGGAGATGTCACCAGCAATGGGAAGCATTGAATTGAAGCCCCGGTAAACGGCGGCCGTAACTATAACGGTCCTAAGGTAGCGAAATTCCTTGTCGGGTAAGTTCCGACCTGCACGAATGGTGTAATGATCCGGACGCTGTCTCAACCATGATCTCAGTGAAATTGTAGTATCGGTGAAGATGCCGATTACCCGCGATGGGACGAAAAGACCCCGTGAACCTTTACTACAGCTTAGCATTGACCTTGGTCATCCGATGTGTAGGATAGGCCGGAGGCTTCGAAGCGGGTGCGCCAGCACCGGTGGAGCCTTCCTTGAAATACGGCCCTTTGGCTGTCTGAGGTCTAACGCGCCTGGGGCGCGGACACTGCTTGGCGGGTAGTTTGACTGGGGTGGTCGCCTCCAAAAGCGTAACGGAGGCTTCCAAAGGTGCCCTCGGGCCGATTGGTAACCGGCCTTACAGAGTGCAATGGCATAAGGGCGCTTGACTGGGAGGCAGACATGCCGAGCAGGCAGGAAACTGGGGCATAGTGATCCGGCGGACGTGTATGGAAACTCCGTCGCTCAAAGGATAAAAGGTACTCCGGGGATAACAGGCTGATCCCCCCCAAGAGCTCATATCGACGGGGTGGTTTGGCACCTCGATGTCGGCTCGTCACATCCTGGGGCTGGAGAAGGTCCCAAGGGTTGGGCTGTTCGCCCATTAAAGTGGCACGCGAGCTGGGTTCAGAACGTCGTGAGACAGTTCGGTCTCTATCTATCGTGGGCGTTGGAGTTTTGCGTGGTGCTGACACTAGTACGAGAGGACCGTGTTGGACAGACCTCCGGTTTGCCAGTTGTGCCGCCAGGTGCACCGCTGGGTATCTGAGTCTGGATCGGATAAGCGCTGAAAGCATCTAAGTGCGAAGCCAGCCGCAAGATGAGAACTCCTCATGAGGGTCGTCACAGACGATGACGTTGATAGGGTGCAGGTGTAAAGACGGCGACGTCAAAGCCGAGCACTACTAATTGCCCGAAACTTTCTTCGGGTCTCCCGCCTCCCCTATAGTGGAGTGCGGGGACCGGTGACTCAGACTTTGAGCTGTGTGTCCTTCTACTTTGATGGATTGGTTCTATAGTGTTTTGCTTGTGGAAATACGTCACCTCATACGGCTGACAGATTAAGTCTTGCTTATCACTATGAATGATGAGAAACAATAAAGACCTGTCAGTTGACCGTCATATCAGGTGGTTATTGCGGCGGGGTCCCACCTCTTCCCATTCCGAACAGAGAAGTTAAGCCCGCCTGCGCCGATGGTACTGCAATGCAATGCGGGAGAGTAGGTGGCCGCCTCCTTTTACGAGAGCCCTGAAGAGAGATCTTCGGGGCTCTTTTTTTGTTTGTGGGTGACAGGTGCCTGGGCTGATAGGGCTTATTGGGATAATAGGGCTAATAGGGCTTGTTGGGCTAATAAGGCTGATAGGACAAATAGGGTTAAAAAGGCAGGAAAGACTAATGAGTCTTATTGGGCTTGTTGGGATAATAAGGCTGATAGTACAAATAGGTTAATAAGGAAAAGACTAATAAGCCTTATTTGTTTAGTGTAGTGATAAGTAATCATGTGAAATTACGTTGTAGTAGGCTGTGATATAGGAAATGCTTTATTGGACTAATTAGGCTAATAGGGCTTGTTGGGCTAATGAGGCAGATAGGACAAATAGGGTTTAATAAGGCTGGAAATACTAATCAGCCTTATTTATGGGGCTTTAGGTATTTGGTGTGATGAGTTTTGCCTCGTGACTTTAGAACATTGAATAAATGGCACACAGAGGCTCGGAGAGAGCTGAGAATTAATAAATACAAAGCTATGACAGGCACAGAGACACCGTCGGGGCGTGGAGCAAAAGAGGGTGTTTGCGAGCTTTATCCGCAAAGGTCTTTGAATAGCGTTTGTCTTCCAAAGCTGTCAGCAAGCTGCACGCTACGGCTCTGTCGTTCTTTTTGTTCCATCGGCATCTCCATGTTCTCCATTTCTCTGTGTACCTTATCATGAGTAGGCTTAGTTTATTACTCCATATTTCGGAAAAACCTTATTTATTTAGGGTAGTGTTAATGAGGATGATAGATAATATTAGAAAAATTTTATCGTTAATATTAGATACATTTCTAATTGTGTGAATGGTCTGGATTAACTTTTATGGTATTTATTAGTGGATTATGATGAAAGGAGATAATTATCTGGGTAATATTTCAAGTAATGAGCAGAGTGGTGTTCCTACAGGGAAGGGGCAATCTTTGAATAGCAAGGAGGATGCACGTAGACAGAGAAGAGAAAAACGTATTCGGGATTTGAAGGAGTCAAGGTCGTTTTGGCTTATTAGTACTATTACGAAATGGGCTGATAAGTATTTCTTAGACGCACTTCTTGGTTTTGTTCCATCTGTTGGCGATCTTGTTTCCTCTGCTTTTGGTTTACCTTTTATATACGTTTCGCTGGTGAAGGTAAAGTCTATTCCACTTACTTTAGCTATTATATATAACTATTTAGTGGATATACTCTTGGGTAGTATTCCTTTTTTTATAGGCGATGTCATAGATTTTTTCTGCAAAGCACACGTAAAGAATTTGGACTTGATTACACGCTATGTGGAAGGAGATAAGAAAACTATCCGACAGGTGAGGTCGAAGGCTTTGTTGACTGCAATTCTTATTATACTCCTCAGCGTAATTATTTACTTCGTCTTCAGCTTATTGATAGGTGTAACGGAATGGACTTGGAGCTTGATTGTGGCAATGTTTAATTGGCTGTCAGCCTTTTTAACTGGTTCATACAGCTAAGGAATAGCCTCCTTGAAGAGCTGTGTTTTAATGCAATAGTTCGTATTCTGCAATTTCTTTTCATGAAGAGAAAGAATTATTTACGTGAAAAGAAATATTTTTCTTCATGAAAAGAAATAATTATTTTCATGAAAAGAAATTTATAATTCTCACAATGATGGCTTGTTCATCATTGTGAGGATTGTTTGTTTATACGCATGTTTCAACTGTGTTTTATGGATTATAATTTTCTCAGAATTATATTTTTATGGGCAATTTTGTTGTTTTCTTCTCAATATTTAATACCTTTGTAAAAGACTAAATCTATGTAGAAAGATGGTATGATATTGAGGATATGATACCAGAATACTACTTAACTTGAAACTATAAATGAG of Prevotella fusca JCM 17724 contains these proteins:
- a CDS encoding DUF4112 domain-containing protein; translation: MMKGDNYLGNISSNEQSGVPTGKGQSLNSKEDARRQRREKRIRDLKESRSFWLISTITKWADKYFLDALLGFVPSVGDLVSSAFGLPFIYVSLVKVKSIPLTLAIIYNYLVDILLGSIPFFIGDVIDFFCKAHVKNLDLITRYVEGDKKTIRQVRSKALLTAILIILLSVIIYFVFSLLIGVTEWTWSLIVAMFNWLSAFLTGSYS